One region of Populus trichocarpa isolate Nisqually-1 chromosome 4, P.trichocarpa_v4.1, whole genome shotgun sequence genomic DNA includes:
- the LOC7470430 gene encoding uncharacterized protein LOC7470430, producing the protein MHAKTDSDGTSLDNSWLPRSPRRPLYYVQSPSNHDAEKMSYGSSPTVSPAHLYYHSSPIHHSRESSASIFSNSLKIPRSLSAWKHIRIGNQDGAVHDGAEGDKDGDDWGSGARNVRLYFIGFLFFVLLFTVFCLILWGASKAYEPEISVKSMVFENFYVQAGNDQSGVPTDMLSLNSTVKIHYKNPATFFAVHVTSTPLEIHYFQLKLASGQMKKFSQSRKSKRTVATVVHGSQVPLYGGLPLLSNARAHGNKVALPLNLTFVLRSRAFILGRLVKSKFHKRVRCTVALTGQKLGKPHRLTNACVYH; encoded by the exons ATGCACGCCAAGACGGACTCGGATGGAACCAGTCTTGACAACTCATGGCTACCAAGGTCACCAAGAAGGCCGTTATACTACGTTCAAAGTCCATCAAACCATGACGCGGAGAAAATGTCTTATGGGTCAAGCCCGACCGTGTCACCAGCACACCTTTACTACCACAGTTCACCAATTCACCATTCTCGCGAGTCTTCTgcgtcaatattctccaattcACTCAAGATCCCAAGAAGTTTATCTGCTTGGAAACATATAAGGATTGGCAACCAAGATGGTGCTGTTCATGATGGTGCTGAGGGTGATAAGGATGGTGATGATTGGGGGAGCGGTGCACGTAATGTGAGACTGTATTTCATTGGGTTCTTGTTCTTTGTTCTGCTGTTCACTGTCTTTTGTTTGATCTTGTGGGGTGCAAGCAAGGCTTACGAGCCTGAAATTTCAGTCAAG AGCATGGTGTTCGAGAATTTTTATGTTCAGGCAGGGAATGATCAATCGGGAGTGCCAACAGATATGCTGTCCTTGAATTCTACGGTCAAGATTCATTACAAAAACCCCGCTACCTTTTTTGCCGTCCATGTCACCTCTACCCCTCTCGAGATTCACTATTTCCAGCTGAAACTTGCCTCTGGACAG ATGAAGAAGTTTTCTCAATCGAGGAAGAGCAAGAGGACGGTGGCAACGGTGGTGCATGGTTCCCAAGTTCCCCTATATGGAGGGCTGCCGCTTCTCTCTAATGCTAGAGCGCATGGTAACAAAGTTGCACTGCCTCTGAACCTGACATTTGTCTTGAGGTCCAGGGCCTTCATTTTGGGAAGATTGGTGAAGTCAAAGTTTCATAAGCGTGTTAGATGCACTGTTGCTCTTACTGGCCAGAAACTCGGCAAGCCCCACAGGTTGACAAATGCATGTGTTTATCACTGA
- the LOC7466803 gene encoding L-ascorbate oxidase homolog, which yields MGCGATCWQVLVCVTFCCTLVFVNAEDPYRFFTWNVTYGDIYPLGVKQQGILINGQFPGPDIYSVTNNNLIINVYNSLPEPFLISWNGVQQRRNSYEDGVYGTTCPIPPGKNFTYILQVKDQIGSFYYYPSLAFHKAAGGFGGIRILSRPLIPVPFPEPADDFTVLIGDWYKANHTALKAILDRGHKLPLPDGILVNGRGPNQTYFTFQPGKTYRLRISNVGLQHSLNFRIQGHKMKLVEVEGTHTLQTTYSSLDVHVGQSYSVLVTADQTAQDYYIAVSTRFTTKILTTTAILHYSNSAKKVSGPIPGGPTTEIDWSLNQARSIRTNLTASGPRPNPQGSYHYGMINLTRTIKLESSAAQVNGKQRYAVNSVSFVPADTPLKIADYFKIGGVFRVGSMPDYPTGKKMYLDTSVMGADFRAFVEIVFQNHENIVQSWHINGYSFWVVGMDGGVWTPASRNQYNLRDAVSRCTTQVYPKSWTAIYIALDNVGMWNIRTEFWARQYLGQQFYMRVYSPVESPRDEYPIPKNALLCGRAIGRRTRPL from the exons ATGGGTTGTGGTGCAACATGTTGGCAAGTTCTTGTTTGTGTTACATTTTGTTGTACATTGGTTTTTGTTAATGCCGAGGATCCTTACAGGTTCTTCACCTGGAATGTTACCTACGGTGACATATATCCACTTGGTGTAAAACAACAG GGGATTCTGATAAATGGACAATTTCCAGGGCCGGATATCTATTCCGTCACCAACAATAATCTCATCATCAATGTTTACAATAGCTTGCCGGAGCCATTTCTCATTTCTTG GAATGGTGTCCAGCAAAGGAGAAATTCATACGAAGATGGAGTATATGGAACGACATGTCCAATCCCTCCGGGCAAGAACTTCACTTACATTTTACAAGTGAAAGATCAGATTGGCAGCTTCTACTACTACCCATCTCTTGCTTTCCATAAGGCAGCTGGTGGGTTTGGAGGCATCAGGATCCTTAGCAGGCCGCTAATTCCTGTCCCATTCCCTGAACCTGCTGATGATTTTACTGTTCTTATTGGAGATTGGTACAAGGCCAACCACACG GCATTGAAGGCCATTTTAGATCGTGGTCACAAGCTTCCTCTCCCAGATGGCATCCTGGTCAATGGCCGTGGACCCAATCAGACATATTTCACATTTCAACCTG GAAAAACTTACAGGCTCAGGATATCAAATGTGGGGCTCCAACATTCTCTCAATTTTCGCATTCAAGGCCACAAGATGAAGCTAGTTGAAGTTGAGGGCACTCACACTCTTCAGACTACGTATTCATCACTGGATGTCCATGTCGGTCAATCCTATTCGGTGTTGGTCACAGCTGATCAGACAGCTCAGGACTATTACATTGCTGTCTCTACTCGTTTCACCACCAAGATCCTTACCACCACTGCCATACTTCACTACAGCAATTCTGCCAAAAAAGTGTCCGGTCCAATCCCTGGTGGACCAACCACCGAAATCGACTGGTCTCTTAACCAGGCTCGTTCAATTAG GACAAATCTGACAGCAAGTGGACCAAGACCAAATCCACAAGGATCATATCACTATGGAATGATTAACCTTACCAGAACCATCAAGCTAGAAAGCTCTGCAGCTCAAGTTAATGGCAAGCAGAGATATGCAGTTAACAGCGTCTCATTTGTTCCTGCCGACACCCCTCTTAAGATTGCTGACTACTTTAAGATCGGGGGTGTTTTCCGCGTCGGAAGCATGCCAGACTATCCAACCGGCAAGAAAATGTACCTCGACACATCTGTCATGGGTGCCGATTTCAGGGCCTTTGTTGAGATCGTGTTTCAGAACCATGAGAACATTGTCCAGAGCTGGCACATCAATGGATACTCCTTCTGGGTAGTCGG TATGGATGGAGGGGTGTGGACTCCAGCTAGCCGTAATCAATACAATCTCAGGGATGCGGTTTCGCGCTGCACGACTCAG GTGTATCCCAAGTCATGGACTGCTATCTACATTGCACTTGATAATGTTGGAATGTGGAACATCAGGACTGAATTCTGGGCAAGACAATACCTTGGTCAGCAATTTTATATGCGTGTTTACTCACCGGTTGAGTCACCTCGAGATGAATATCCAATTCCCAAGAACGCCCTTCTTTGCGGGAGAGCCATTGGCAGAAGAACCAGACCTCTATAG
- the LOC127903911 gene encoding GDSL esterase/lipase At5g55050-like, which translates to MESRTFLQVLCLAIVGLGFANAEVPAVFVLGDSTADVGTNNFLPGFKARADFPPNGIDFPSSRPTGRFSNGFNSADFLAMLMGFKRSPLPFFALAGNPKLLKRPSFRGVNFASAGSGILDMTGQTALTSSLSGVKNVVPLREQIEQLSAVHDNLTAIKGSAYTEILFSRVSLSLEQRRLVLLVFHQLVAAHLKGLSMKVGAVWRV; encoded by the exons ATGGAAAGCAGAACTTTTCTTCAAGTCCTATGCTTGGCCATTGTTGGTCTTGGCTTTGCAAATGCAGAGGTTCCGGCTGTTTTTGTATTGGGAGATTCGACAGCTGATGTTGGGACTAACAATTTCTTACCAGGATTCAAAGCGAGGGCTGACTTTCCTCCCAATGGCATTGATTTTCCCTCCTCTAGACCAACTGGAAGGTTCAGTAATGGTTTTAACAGTGCTGATTTTCTAG CTATGCTAATGGGATTCAAGAGAAGCCCACTACCTTTCTTTGCTCTCGCTGGCAATCCAAAATTGCTCAAACGGCCTAGCTTTCGGGGAGTAAATTTTGCCTCTGCAGGGTCTGGCATTCTTGACATGACTGGGCAAACTGCG TTAACCAGCTCGCTGAGCGGTGTTAAGAATGTTGTCCCACTACGAGAGCAGATTGAGCAACTTTCTGCAGTCCATGACAATCTTACAGCTATTAAGGGTTCAGCATATACAGAAATTCTTTTCTCAAG AGTATCCTTGAGCTTGGAGCAAAGAAGATTGGTATTATTAGTGTTCCACCAGTTGGTTGCTGCCCATCTCAAAGGGCTTTCAATGAAAGTGGGGGCTGTTTGGAGGGTTTGA
- the LOC7470429 gene encoding GDSL esterase/lipase LTL1 has product MKLGSEYTDLKYSLGNAYEMTINVIDNPFPFGFKEVQTACCGVKRFNGEGICDKNANLCLNRHEYLFWDLFHPTMTASKLAALTLYAGEPRFVSPINFKQLAEA; this is encoded by the exons ATGAAGCTCGGCTCAGAATATACAGACCTAAAGTATTCACTTGGAAACGCATATGAGATGACCATCAATGTGATAGACAACCCTTTTCCATTCG GATTTAAGGAGGTGCAAACTGCTTGTTGTGGAGTTAAGAGGTTCAATGGCGAAGGCATCTGTGACAAAAATGCAAATCTTTGTCTGAATCGCCATGAATACTTGTTCTGGGATTTATTCCATCCTACAATGACTGCTTCAAAACTAGCAGCTCTAACCCTTTATGCTGGTGAACCACGATTTGTATCCCCAATTAATTTCAAACAGTTGGCTGAGGCTTGA
- the LOC112327352 gene encoding signal recognition particle 43 kDa protein, chloroplastic, producing YGHTPSWVPSDFVAKNVVAEYETPWWTAAKKADESSFSQILSENEDGLRDVNAVDSDGRTALLFVSGLGSEPCVKLLAEAGADLDHRDNSGGLTALHMAAGYVRPGVVKLLVDVGADPEVKDDRGLTPFDLAKEILRVTPKGNPMQFERRLGLESIIRILEEEIFEYAEVQEILEKRGKGRDMEYLVKWKDGGANEWVKARFIGEDLVRDFEAGLEYAVAEGVMGKRLGDEGKNEYLVKWTDIDEATWEPEENVDPDLIKEFEEGQINVEVPSSSDGCPGE from the coding sequence tatggtcaTACACCTTCGTGGGTCCCATCAGATTTCGTAGCTAAAAACGTGGTGGCAGAGTACGAGACACCATGGTGGACGGCAGCCAAGAAAGCCGACGAGTCGTCTTTTAGTCAGATTCTATCAGAGAATGAAGATGGACTCCGTGACGTCAATGCTGTGGACAGTGACGGACGAACAGCTTTGCTTTTTGTATCTGGGCTCGGCTCTGAGCCGTGTGTTAAGCTTTTAGCCGAAGCTGGAGCTGACTTGGATCATAGAGACAATAGTGGTGGCTTGACGGCTCTTCATATGGCAGCTGGGTATGTCAGGCCGGGTGTCGTCAAATTATTGGTTGACGTAGGTGCTGATCCTGAGGTGAAGGATGATAGAGGATTAACTCCCTTTGATTTGGCTAAGGAAATTTTAAGAGTGACCCCAAAAGGGAATCCAATGCAATTTGAAAGAAGATTGGGGTTAGAAAGTATAATAAGGATTTTAGAAGAGGAAATATTCGAGTACGCTGAGGTACAGGAAATAttggagaaaagagggaaagggAGGGATATGGAGTATTTGGTAAAATGGAAGGATGGCGGTGCCAATGAATGGGTCAAAGCAAGGTTCATAGGGGAGGATTTGGTGAGGGATTTTGAGGCAGGGTTAGAGTATGCCGTGGCAGAGGGGGTGATGGGTAAGAGACTGGGTGATGAGGGGAAGAATGAGTATCTTGTGAAATGGACGGATATTGATGAGGCCACGTGGGAGCCTGAGGAGAATGTTGATCCTGATCTGATTAAAGAGTTTGAGGAGGGACAGATTAATGTAGAGGTTCCATCAAGTAGTGATGGGTGCCCAGGTGAGTAA
- the LOC18097924 gene encoding lysine histidine transporter-like 8 — translation MGEIGNVEQLPFHNLPSSATGPELSLHVISVAASSMREMQSAATSTSMGVYDSSDSSGYLSEVNPQEAWLPITESRNGNTVTSVFHLLSSGIGIQALLLPVAFSILGWAWGIICLSLAFTWQLYTIWVLVQLHESVPGIGTRYSRYLQLAIAAFGPKLGKLLAIFPVMYLSGGSCVLLIIRGAGTMELFFKMMFRGEATIEDSPLAGAGWFLVFTCMAIALAQRPNLNSIAGFSLIGAVTAIAYCTLIWALPISKGRPSGVSYNSQKEESGMSEMFDVLNAIGMIVLAFRGHNLVLEIQGTLPSSSKCPSKKLMWRGVTLSYIIIAICLFPIAIAGFWTYGNKIPSNGGMLTAFMQLHGHDTSKFAKGLVYLLVVINCLSSFQIYAMPVFDNLEFRYTCMKNKRCSWWVRTGFRLFFGGLAFFIAVAFPFLPSLAALIGGIALPLTLAYPCFMWISIKKPHQKGHGVMWCLNLGLGCLGMVLSVLLVVAAVWNLATKGLHANFFHPE, via the exons atggGAGAAATTGGCAATGTTGAACAATTACCTTTCCACAACCTACCCAGTTCAGCCACCGGCCCTGAATTATCTCTTCATGTCATCAGTGTTGCAGCAAGTTCCATGCGAGAAATGCAGAGTGCTGCTACGAGTACAAGCATGGGGGTTTATGATTCCTCAGATAGTTCAGGCTACCTGTCTGAGGTCAACCCACAAGAAGCTTGGCTTCCTATTACAGAATCAAGAAATGGCAATACTGTTACTTCCGTGTTTCATTTACTTTCTTCAGGAATTGGGATTCAAGCCCTTCTACTTCCTGTGGCATTTTCCATTCTTGGATG GGCATGGGGAATCATATGCTTGTCGCTAGCATTTACCTGGCAACTCTATACCATATGGGTTCTTGTCCAACTTCATGAATCAGTACCTGGAATTGGAACTCGCTACAGCAGATATCTCCAACTTGCAATAGCCGCCTTTG GTCCAAAACTTGGGAAGTTGCTGGCTATATTTCCAGTAATGTATTTATCCGGGGGCTCATGTGTGTTGCTGATTATCAGAGGAGCTGGAACTATGGAGCTTTTCTTCAAAATGATGTTTCGAGGTGAGGCTACAATTGAAGACAGTCCATTGGCAGGGGCAGGGTGGTTTTTGGTCTTCACTTGCATGGCTATAGCATTGGCTCAACGGCCTAACTTGAATTCCATTGCTGGGTTCTCCCTTATCGGTGCAGTCACTGCCATTGCCTATTGTACTCTGATCTGGGCACTGCCCATCTCTAAGGGCAGGCCTAGTGGTGTATCTTATAATTCACAGAAGGAGGAATCCGGCATGTCTGAAATGTTTGATGTCTTGAATGCAATTGGGATGATTGTGCTTGCTTTCAGGGGTCACAATCTTGTGCTTGAAATCCAG GGCACCCTGCCTTCAAGTTCAAAATGTCCATCCAAAAAGCTAATGTGGAGAGGAGTGACTCTCTCATACATAATAATAGCCATTTGCTTGTTTCCTATTGCAATTGCTGGATTTTGGACTTATGGAAACAAG ATACCCTCGAATGGAGGGATGTTGACTGCATTTATGCAGTTGCATGGACACGACACATCAAAATTTGCGAAGGGCCTTGTATACTTGCTAGTAGTGATTAACTGCCTTAGTTCATTCCAAATCTACGCCATGCCAGTTTTCGACAACCTGGAATTCAGGTACACTTGCATGAAGAACAAGCGATGCTCGTGGTGGGTTCGCACCGGGTTTCGGCTTTTTTTCGGAGGATTGGCCTTCTTTATAGCTGTGGCTTTTCCATTTTTACCTAGCCTGGCTGCTTTAATCGGAGGAATCGCGTTACCCCTTACACTGGCTTATCCATGTTTCATGTGGATTTCGATCAAGAAACCCCATCAAAAGGGCCATGGTGTCATGTGGTGTCTTAATCTAGGACTTGGATGCTTAGGCATGGTTCTGAGTGTTCTATTGGTCGTTGCAGCAGTTTGGAATTTGGCTACCAAAGGCCTACATGCCAACTTCTTCCACCCCGAATGA
- the LOC7470431 gene encoding lysine histidine transporter-like 8 yields MPLTESRNGNVATAVFHLLSSGIGIQALLLPVAFATLGWVWGAISLSLAFTWQLYTIWTLVQLHEPIPGIRTRYSRYLQLAIAAFGPKLGKLLAIFPVMYLSGSTCIMLIIKGAGVMELLFKLMCEGGATCDAKSLTGAEWFLVFTCMAIALAQRPNLNSIAGFSLVGAMSAIGYCTLIWALPISKDRPSGVSYDSRKGGSTMAGMFDVLNAIGIIVLAFRGHNLVLEIQGTLPSSLTNPSKRTMWRGVSVSYIIIAMCQFPLAIAGFWAYGNKIPSNGGMLTAFMQFHGHDTSRFAKGLVYLLVVINCLSSFQIYAMPVFDNLEFRYISMKNRRCPWWVRIGFRLFFGGLAFFIAVALPFLPSLAPLVGGITLPLTLAYPCFMWILIKKPHQKGHDALWCLNLGLGCLGIVLSVLLVVAAAWNLAIKGLHASFFKPL; encoded by the exons ATGCCTCTTACAGAATCGAGAAATGGCAATGTCGCTACTGCAGTGTTCCATTTGTTATCTTCAGGAATCGGAATCCAGGCCCTTCTACTTCCAGTAGCTTTCGCCACTCTCGGATG GGTATGGGGGGCAATAAGCTTGTCCCTAGCATTTACATGGCAGCTCTACACCATATGGACTCTTGTTCAACTGCACGAACCAATTCCTGGAATTAGAACTCGCTACAGCAGATATTTACAGCTTGCTATAGCCGCCTTTG GTCCAAAGCTTGGAAAGTTGCTAGCAATATTTCCGGTAATGTACCTCTCAGGGAGCACATGTATCATGCTGATTATAAAAGGAGCTGGAGTTATGGAGCTGCTCTTCAAGCTAATGTGTGAAGGTGGGGCTACATGCGATGCCAAGTCTTTGACCGGGGCAGAGTGGTTCCTGGTCTTCACTTGCATGGCTATAGCATTGGCTCAGCGACCTAACTTGAATTCCATTGCTGGGTTCTCACTAGTTGGTGCCATGAGTGCCATTGGGTATTGTACTCTGATTTGGGCACTGCCCATTTCCAAGGACAGGCCCAGTGGCGTGTCTTATGACTCACGCAAGGGGGGATCTACCATGGCTGGAATGTTTGATGTCTTGAATGCAATTGGTATAATTGTGCTTGCTTTCAGGGGTCATAATCTTGTGCTTGAGATTCAG GGAACATTGCCTTCAAGCTTAACAAATCCATCCAAAAGGACGATGTGGAGAGGGGTGAGTGTCTCGTACATCATAATAGCCATGTGTCAGTTTCCTCTAGCAATAGCTGGATTTTGGGCTTATGGAAACAAg ATACCTTCGAATGGAGGGATGTTGACTGCATTTATGCAGTTCCATGGACACGACACATCAAGATTTGCGAAGGGCCTTGTATACTTGCTAGTAGTGATTAACTGCCTTAGTTCATTCCAAATCTACGCCATGCCAGTTTTCGACAACCTGGAATTTAGGTACATTAGCATGAAGAACAGGCGATGCCCATGGTGGGTTCGCATTGGTTTTCGGCTCTTCTTCGGAGGATTGGCCTTCTTCATAGCTGTGGCTCTTCCTTTTCTGCCAAGCCTAGCTCCTTTAGTTGGAGGGATCACCTTACCCTTAACACTGGCTTATCCATGTTTCATGTGGATCTTGATTAAGAAACCCCATCAAAAAGGTCACGATGCCTTGTGGTGTCTTAATCTAGGACTTGGATGCTTAGGCATTGTTCTAAGTGTTCTATTGGTAGTTGCCGCAGCATGGAATTTGGCTATCAAAGGCCTACATGCCAGCTTCTTCAAACCCCTATGA